The following coding sequences are from one Thermoplasmata archaeon window:
- a CDS encoding aspartate aminotransferase family protein: MAESETAPTPPPRAPGDRPGADGRPVRELPAGLKAEGAAQPSIVPAENAAAADARKEELSREAKKDPTSAPLVVEVETPPELPIPIARLVPKLRKSAKLFAEGKLYVPNASSSLIRVASYDPCPPFIARGKGARIWDEDENEYLDFNLAYGCLINGHAPADQVRAIAEQAEKGIHFAAPTELEIDVAKQFRRLVPSAERVAFCSNGSDATMNAIRIARAVTGKDAILKFEGHYHGQHDYALISAEAPPIVAGLDEYPRPLPNSAGIPPGVTDYVMVAQYNSIVSFERMVKRYRDRLACVILEPIMANAGVIAPVPEYLKRIVEIAHQNEILVIFDEVFTGFRVAPGGAQQLYGVEPDLSCWAKALGGGVPISAVSGKAEYMDSIAPGRISFGGTYFANNLSLSGTLANLKHLARGGEELYARFGHLTNKLEKGIEQAARDAKVSVLVQSVNGMLQYFFTRRKKIQNYREALQIDWNLYLRNHQLLLDKGIYTHPDNYERITFSSAHTDKDVERFIQAIGETFTELKTLPRDYLA; this comes from the coding sequence ATGGCGGAATCGGAGACCGCCCCAACTCCCCCACCCCGAGCCCCGGGCGACCGTCCGGGCGCGGATGGCCGACCGGTCCGGGAGCTGCCGGCAGGCCTGAAGGCAGAGGGCGCCGCGCAGCCCTCCATCGTCCCTGCCGAGAACGCCGCCGCGGCCGACGCGCGGAAAGAGGAGCTGTCACGAGAGGCCAAGAAGGACCCGACCTCTGCCCCCCTCGTTGTCGAGGTCGAAACCCCTCCGGAACTGCCGATCCCGATCGCACGGCTCGTGCCCAAGCTCAGGAAGAGCGCGAAGCTCTTCGCGGAGGGGAAGCTCTACGTTCCGAACGCATCGAGCTCCTTGATCCGGGTCGCCTCCTACGATCCCTGCCCACCGTTCATCGCTCGCGGGAAGGGCGCCCGCATCTGGGACGAGGACGAGAACGAGTACCTCGACTTCAACCTCGCGTACGGGTGCCTCATCAACGGGCACGCACCCGCGGACCAGGTGCGTGCGATCGCCGAGCAGGCGGAGAAGGGGATCCACTTTGCTGCCCCTACCGAGCTCGAGATCGACGTAGCGAAGCAGTTCCGCCGGCTCGTCCCGAGCGCCGAGCGCGTCGCGTTCTGCTCGAACGGTTCCGACGCCACGATGAACGCTATCCGGATCGCCCGCGCCGTGACCGGCAAGGATGCCATCTTGAAGTTCGAGGGCCACTACCACGGCCAGCACGACTACGCGCTGATCAGCGCCGAGGCTCCGCCGATCGTGGCGGGCCTGGACGAGTATCCTCGCCCGCTCCCGAACTCCGCCGGGATCCCGCCGGGCGTCACGGACTACGTGATGGTCGCGCAGTACAACAGCATCGTCTCCTTCGAGCGGATGGTCAAGCGCTACCGCGATCGGCTCGCCTGCGTGATCCTGGAACCAATCATGGCGAACGCGGGGGTCATTGCGCCGGTCCCGGAGTACCTGAAGCGGATCGTGGAGATCGCCCACCAGAACGAGATCCTAGTCATCTTTGACGAGGTGTTCACGGGATTCCGGGTGGCACCCGGAGGCGCGCAGCAGCTCTACGGGGTAGAGCCCGATCTCTCTTGCTGGGCGAAGGCGCTCGGCGGAGGCGTGCCGATCTCGGCGGTCTCGGGGAAGGCTGAGTACATGGACTCGATCGCGCCGGGCCGGATCTCCTTCGGAGGTACGTACTTCGCGAACAACCTGTCCCTCTCCGGAACGCTCGCGAACCTCAAGCACCTCGCGCGCGGAGGAGAGGAGTTGTACGCGCGCTTTGGGCACCTCACCAACAAGCTCGAGAAAGGCATCGAACAGGCCGCGCGCGACGCCAAGGTGTCCGTCCTGGTGCAGTCGGTCAACGGGATGCTGCAGTACTTCTTCACCCGCCGCAAGAAGATCCAGAACTACCGGGAGGCCCTCCAGATCGACTGGAACCTCTACTTGCGCAACCACCAGCTCCTGCTCGACAAGGGGATCTACACACATCCGGACAACTACGAGCGGATCACCTTCTCGAGCGCGCACACGGACAAGGACGTGGAGCGGTTCATCCAGGCGATCGGAGAGACCTTCACCGAGCTCAAGACGCTCCCGCGCGATTACCTGGCGTGA
- a CDS encoding dihydrodipicolinate synthase family protein — translation MTWSGVWPALTTPFDPSLEVDLPFLERHVRWLLDSGCAGVVVLGSLGEAPALTAEEKMRIVESAVRTAGRMPVLVGISAYSTADAARLARAAEEWGASGLMVLPPYVYHGDAREVRAHFSQVFRATRLPCMLYNNPIAYGTDVVPDDVEALARDNPNLVAVKESSGDVRRITDLGFRLGSHVARFVGIDDQILEGMAAGASGWVAGLANALPRESVELFEASRAGRQVDALARYRWFLPLLRLDANPKFVQLIKLVQQEVGMGSSRVRPPRLELHAEELDRTRRLIQATLSNRPNASSS, via the coding sequence ATGACGTGGAGTGGTGTCTGGCCGGCCCTCACGACCCCGTTCGATCCGTCGTTGGAGGTCGATCTGCCTTTTCTCGAGCGGCACGTTCGATGGCTGCTCGATTCCGGGTGCGCGGGTGTGGTCGTGCTCGGCTCACTCGGAGAGGCTCCCGCGCTCACCGCGGAGGAGAAGATGCGGATCGTCGAGAGCGCGGTGCGCACCGCCGGCCGCATGCCGGTGCTCGTCGGGATCTCGGCCTACTCCACTGCGGACGCGGCTCGACTCGCGCGTGCGGCTGAGGAGTGGGGCGCGAGCGGACTCATGGTGCTCCCGCCGTACGTCTACCACGGGGACGCCCGGGAGGTGCGCGCCCACTTCTCTCAGGTGTTCCGTGCAACGCGGCTCCCGTGCATGTTGTACAACAACCCGATCGCCTACGGCACCGACGTGGTACCCGACGATGTCGAGGCACTGGCGCGCGACAACCCCAATCTCGTGGCCGTCAAGGAGTCGAGCGGAGACGTTCGACGCATCACCGATCTCGGGTTTCGGCTGGGTTCCCACGTCGCTCGATTCGTCGGGATCGATGACCAGATCTTGGAGGGGATGGCCGCCGGGGCGTCCGGGTGGGTGGCCGGGCTTGCCAACGCGCTCCCTCGAGAATCGGTCGAACTGTTCGAAGCGTCGCGCGCCGGACGGCAAGTCGATGCGCTCGCGCGATACCGCTGGTTCTTGCCGCTGCTCCGTCTGGATGCGAATCCGAAGTTCGTCCAGTTGATCAAGCTCGTTCAGCAAGAGGTGGGGATGGGAAGTTCTCGGGTGCGCCCTCCGCGACTCGAGCTCCACGCGGAGGAGCTGGACCGGACCCGTCGACTGATCCAGGCGACGCTCTCGAATCGCCCGAACGCCTCTTCGAGCTGA
- a CDS encoding ice-binding family protein yields the protein MSVLVVTGLLFAAFVVMTPPTSPRTATSDSASPTGARIGEASVHLAATCGQVPVPLASAASYAVLASSTVTSTGATAITGDLGLSPGTSVTGFPPGTITGLKNVTTPSAAGAKANLTVAYNNASARSNCPVTVAGNIGGQTLTPGLYKSTSSLAISSGDLTLSAAGNPNGVFIFQVASALTTTSGRAVILAGGAQAANVFWVIGSSATLGTTSVMKGTVMAYDSISMLTGSVLDGRALADTGEVSLAGSTIVVPTPTSQSTYPVTFTESGLPTGTAWSVTLAGAPVSSTSPTIKFSVVSGTYAYTTAVAGYIATPSSGSLTVNGAAVDQSIVCTTAATGTFNLTFTESGLPAGTGWSIALNGVTTSSVATTIGFTEASGTYSYAVGYLSNYTSSPASGSVTINGAATSVTIAFSSTGGNGTTSPGGGSPGISSGEWALLAIVAVAAVVAAVTVAVVLHRRKSP from the coding sequence ATGAGCGTACTCGTCGTCACCGGACTGCTGTTTGCAGCATTCGTCGTGATGACTCCGCCCACATCTCCAAGGACCGCGACCTCCGACTCCGCTTCTCCAACGGGCGCTCGCATCGGAGAAGCTAGCGTTCATCTTGCTGCCACCTGCGGCCAGGTTCCGGTTCCGCTCGCCTCCGCTGCGTCCTACGCCGTTCTTGCGAGCAGCACCGTTACGAGTACGGGGGCGACCGCAATCACGGGAGATCTCGGGCTCTCCCCCGGCACTTCGGTGACGGGCTTTCCTCCCGGGACGATCACCGGCCTCAAGAACGTGACAACCCCCTCCGCGGCAGGAGCAAAGGCGAACCTCACCGTCGCCTACAACAATGCCTCGGCGCGATCGAACTGTCCGGTAACCGTCGCCGGCAACATCGGCGGGCAGACGCTGACCCCAGGCCTCTACAAGTCGACGTCCTCTCTCGCAATTTCTTCTGGGGACCTTACCTTGAGCGCTGCCGGTAATCCCAACGGAGTGTTCATCTTCCAGGTGGCATCGGCACTCACCACGACCTCCGGTCGCGCCGTTATCTTGGCGGGCGGTGCTCAGGCCGCGAACGTATTCTGGGTAATCGGAAGCTCGGCCACCCTCGGCACCACGTCGGTCATGAAGGGGACGGTCATGGCGTACGACTCCATTTCGATGTTGACGGGCTCCGTCCTCGACGGGCGAGCGCTGGCGGATACCGGCGAGGTGTCCCTCGCAGGAAGCACCATCGTAGTACCGACCCCCACCTCCCAATCGACGTACCCGGTGACCTTTACGGAGAGCGGGCTGCCCACGGGGACCGCCTGGTCGGTCACTCTGGCCGGAGCCCCGGTGAGCTCCACGTCCCCAACCATCAAGTTCAGTGTAGTGAGCGGAACGTACGCGTACACTACGGCCGTAGCTGGGTACATCGCGACCCCGTCGTCCGGGAGCCTTACGGTGAACGGAGCGGCGGTGGATCAATCGATCGTCTGCACGACCGCCGCCACGGGGACCTTCAACCTTACATTCACGGAGTCCGGGTTGCCCGCGGGGACAGGCTGGTCAATTGCGTTGAACGGAGTGACAACGAGCTCCGTCGCGACGACGATCGGGTTTACCGAGGCGAGCGGAACCTACAGCTACGCGGTGGGTTATCTGTCGAACTACACCTCCAGCCCGGCTTCGGGCAGCGTGACGATAAACGGTGCGGCAACCAGTGTGACGATCGCGTTCTCCTCCACCGGAGGTAACGGCACCACGTCACCCGGCGGCGGATCCCCCGGAATCTCCTCCGGGGAGTGGGCGCTTCTCGCGATTGTCGCGGTTGCGGCCGTGGTCGCAGCTGTCACCGTTGCCGTGGTCTTGCACCGGCGGAAGAGTCCCTAA
- a CDS encoding Lrp/AsnC family transcriptional regulator yields MVRTSSVDELDRAILEDLNVDARRSHRTIAHHLDVSPTTVSTRIARLEASGIIRGYVPILDDEQLGWDLWATIGIRISKGKLREVEERLARNPRAYAIYDLTGEFDALVIGRFRDRRDLDRFVKHALQDPHIERTNTQVVLNRVKEDRRVPVSLRPADRADSA; encoded by the coding sequence ATGGTGCGTACATCCAGCGTGGACGAGCTCGATCGAGCCATCTTGGAAGACCTCAATGTAGATGCGCGCCGCAGTCACCGAACGATCGCCCACCATCTGGATGTCTCCCCCACAACCGTGAGCACCCGGATCGCGCGCTTGGAGGCCAGCGGGATCATCCGTGGGTACGTTCCGATCCTGGACGACGAGCAGCTCGGTTGGGACCTCTGGGCCACGATCGGCATCCGGATCTCGAAAGGGAAGCTCCGGGAGGTCGAGGAGCGACTCGCGCGCAACCCCCGCGCCTACGCGATCTACGATCTCACGGGAGAGTTCGACGCGCTCGTCATCGGTCGGTTCCGGGATCGGAGGGATCTCGACCGGTTCGTCAAACACGCTCTCCAAGACCCCCACATCGAGCGGACCAACACCCAGGTGGTCCTCAACCGGGTCAAGGAGGACCGACGGGTGCCGGTGTCCCTGCGCCCGGCGGATCGGGCGGATTCCGCCTAG
- the lsrF gene encoding 3-hydroxy-5-phosphonooxypentane-2,4-dione thiolase, translated as MAMRALGPSESEVAMDWGLANRMARMFSPGSQNSVMLAVDHGYFMGPTRRLEDPRATIAPLLPHADALALTRGILRTCVPPSTRTPIVLRVSGGVTVLQEDLSDEDITVSMEDAVRLNVSAVALSVFVGSPHEHSSLVHLSELVDQGEEAGMPVLAITAVGKELEKRDARYLALACRVSAELGAHMVKTYYCDDFEKVVEGCPVPIVVAGGPRLDSDQAALELAHHAIALGAKGIDMGRNIWQSDYPVAMLKALRSIVHEHATVGEAMDILTQEKARPSRATVA; from the coding sequence ATGGCTATGAGGGCCCTCGGCCCATCGGAGAGCGAGGTCGCCATGGACTGGGGTCTTGCGAATCGGATGGCCCGGATGTTCTCCCCCGGGAGCCAGAACTCGGTCATGCTCGCGGTCGACCACGGATACTTCATGGGCCCGACGCGACGTTTGGAGGACCCGCGCGCGACGATCGCACCGCTCCTCCCCCACGCCGATGCGCTCGCGCTGACCCGCGGGATCCTGCGCACCTGCGTCCCACCTTCGACCCGGACCCCGATCGTCCTTCGGGTGAGCGGGGGCGTGACCGTCCTTCAGGAGGATCTTTCGGATGAGGACATCACGGTCTCGATGGAGGATGCGGTCCGCCTCAACGTCAGTGCCGTAGCACTCTCCGTGTTCGTCGGCTCCCCCCACGAACATTCCTCGCTCGTTCACCTCTCCGAGCTGGTCGACCAAGGGGAGGAAGCGGGGATGCCCGTGCTTGCGATTACGGCGGTAGGGAAGGAGCTGGAAAAACGGGATGCGCGCTATCTCGCGCTCGCTTGCCGCGTTTCCGCCGAGCTCGGGGCGCACATGGTCAAGACGTACTACTGCGATGACTTCGAGAAGGTCGTCGAGGGATGTCCCGTCCCGATCGTCGTGGCCGGCGGACCGAGGCTGGACAGCGACCAGGCCGCTCTAGAGCTAGCCCACCACGCGATCGCGCTCGGCGCGAAGGGAATCGACATGGGCCGGAACATATGGCAATCCGACTATCCCGTTGCGATGCTCAAGGCGCTGCGATCGATCGTCCATGAGCATGCCACGGTCGGCGAGGCGATGGACATTCTGACCCAGGAGAAAGCACGGCCTTCGCGCGCCACCGTCGCGTAA
- a CDS encoding proline racemase family protein, whose protein sequence is MASHGNPRPADGRIRVIDSHTEGEPTRVVLSGGPDLGGGSLASRVERFRTLHDNFRRIIVDEPRGSPIAVGALLCAPVAPVASGVVFFNNVGYLGMCGHGTIGVLVTLHHLGRIAAPRTYRLETPVGVVSAELHNAHEVTFTNVASYRHHKDVELEVPGYGRVYGDIAWGGNWFFLVADPTIELRLADVPALTDRTVAIRRELHRKGITGADGAEIDHVELSGPPQRPDADARNFVLCPGDAYDRSPCGTGTSAKMACLYADGKLAEGALWRQESVLGTRFVGRLVRRDGILYPAIRGSAYVTGETELLVDRDDPLIRNPRG, encoded by the coding sequence ATGGCGTCGCACGGGAATCCACGACCCGCTGACGGGCGCATCCGGGTGATCGACAGCCACACTGAAGGGGAGCCGACCCGCGTCGTCCTCTCCGGAGGGCCCGACCTCGGGGGCGGATCGCTCGCGAGCCGTGTCGAGCGCTTCCGGACCCTCCACGACAACTTTCGTCGGATTATCGTAGACGAACCTAGGGGCTCGCCCATCGCCGTCGGGGCGCTCCTCTGCGCACCGGTCGCTCCGGTCGCGTCCGGTGTGGTTTTCTTCAACAATGTCGGGTACCTCGGGATGTGCGGGCACGGTACGATCGGAGTGCTCGTTACCCTCCACCACCTGGGCCGGATCGCGGCCCCGAGAACCTACCGGCTCGAGACGCCGGTCGGCGTGGTTTCTGCCGAGCTGCACAACGCTCACGAGGTGACGTTCACCAACGTTGCGAGCTACCGCCATCACAAGGACGTCGAGCTCGAAGTCCCTGGGTACGGACGGGTCTACGGGGACATCGCATGGGGGGGGAACTGGTTCTTCCTCGTCGCCGATCCGACCATCGAGCTGCGGCTCGCCGACGTACCCGCCCTCACGGACCGGACCGTTGCCATCCGACGGGAACTGCACCGAAAGGGCATCACCGGGGCCGATGGGGCGGAGATCGACCACGTCGAGCTCTCCGGACCGCCGCAACGGCCCGACGCGGATGCTCGGAATTTCGTGCTATGCCCTGGGGACGCGTACGATCGCTCCCCATGCGGCACGGGAACGAGCGCGAAGATGGCCTGCCTGTACGCCGATGGAAAGCTTGCCGAGGGAGCGCTCTGGCGGCAGGAGAGCGTTCTCGGCACTCGATTCGTGGGTCGACTAGTGCGCCGCGACGGGATCCTCTACCCTGCGATCCGCGGCTCGGCCTATGTCACGGGTGAAACGGAACTTCTCGTCGACCGCGACGATCCGTTGATCCGGAATCCACGAGGGTGA
- a CDS encoding amidohydrolase, which produces MVDARRWIGGRIFTGSGYAEALLIEDGRVVVAGTEEEVRRASPTGVETNQLTGRLVIPGLVDSHLHLSELVRQREGVALDGARSIAEAGERIADWSVRNPHGPIFGRGWNQDELIDGRWPDRRDLDRSAPDRPTVLYRICGHVVWTNSPALALMGIERETPDPPGGAIGRDSRGEPNGLLYESALSLAESIVQSALVVDASRFEPTVRSAVQMGLTSVASMRADLSEIEGLRTLARAGRLPLQVRLYVGMRYLDAVERAGAIDVSVPSGSVRVIGVKAFADGSFGGRTALLDSPYLDAPETSGIAVASPAQLAEVVTRARSRGLAPGIHAIGNRAIDRALDALETDRFPSPPPRIEHASLTPPSTMDRIDRIRPALIVQPGFLASDYWLQDRLGSERVRWAYAFRTLLEKGHLLAGSSDAPFDSFNPWVGIRCAVRRTDDAGRSANPIRSEGLDPEMAVALYTVNGGRALGDESIGSLRAGARADLVVLNGGSLERILDWSVTPVAETWSGGARVA; this is translated from the coding sequence ATGGTCGACGCACGTCGATGGATCGGAGGCCGCATCTTCACCGGGAGCGGATACGCCGAGGCGCTCCTGATCGAGGACGGCCGCGTGGTCGTCGCCGGTACCGAGGAAGAGGTTCGCCGCGCCAGCCCCACGGGGGTCGAGACGAATCAGCTCACGGGCCGCCTCGTGATTCCGGGACTCGTAGACTCTCACCTGCATCTCTCCGAGCTTGTTCGCCAACGGGAGGGAGTGGCCCTCGACGGGGCCCGCTCGATTGCCGAGGCGGGGGAGAGGATCGCCGACTGGTCGGTCCGGAACCCGCACGGCCCGATCTTCGGTCGCGGGTGGAACCAGGACGAACTCATCGACGGTCGGTGGCCGGATCGCCGGGACCTCGACCGGTCCGCTCCCGATCGACCGACCGTGCTCTACCGCATCTGCGGGCACGTGGTGTGGACCAACAGCCCGGCGCTCGCGCTCATGGGGATCGAGCGAGAAACGCCCGATCCTCCGGGTGGGGCCATCGGGCGCGACTCGCGCGGAGAGCCGAATGGGCTTCTCTACGAGAGTGCGCTGTCCCTGGCCGAGTCCATCGTCCAGAGCGCGCTCGTCGTGGACGCGTCGAGGTTCGAACCGACCGTGCGATCGGCCGTGCAGATGGGCCTGACCAGCGTCGCCTCGATGCGGGCCGATCTATCCGAGATCGAAGGATTGCGTACGCTGGCGCGTGCGGGTCGGCTTCCCCTCCAGGTGCGGCTGTATGTCGGGATGCGGTACCTCGACGCCGTGGAGCGCGCGGGAGCGATTGACGTATCGGTACCGTCCGGGTCCGTGCGGGTGATCGGGGTCAAGGCCTTCGCGGACGGGTCGTTCGGAGGGCGAACCGCGCTCCTCGATAGCCCCTATCTGGACGCCCCGGAGACCTCGGGTATCGCCGTCGCTTCCCCCGCCCAGCTCGCCGAGGTGGTCACGCGGGCTCGTTCCCGTGGGCTCGCTCCGGGAATCCACGCGATCGGTAACCGGGCGATCGATCGGGCGCTCGATGCGCTCGAGACGGATCGGTTTCCTTCCCCTCCCCCTCGCATCGAACATGCCTCGCTGACTCCGCCGTCGACGATGGATCGGATCGACCGAATCCGGCCAGCCCTGATCGTCCAGCCAGGGTTCCTGGCGAGCGATTACTGGCTCCAAGATCGCCTCGGGTCGGAACGGGTTCGATGGGCGTATGCCTTCCGGACCCTCCTCGAGAAGGGACACTTGCTCGCGGGCTCGAGCGACGCTCCCTTCGATTCGTTCAATCCGTGGGTCGGGATCCGCTGCGCGGTCCGACGGACCGACGACGCCGGACGTTCGGCGAACCCGATCCGCTCCGAGGGACTCGATCCGGAGATGGCCGTGGCCCTGTACACGGTGAACGGCGGTCGCGCGTTGGGAGACGAATCGATCGGGTCGCTGCGAGCGGGGGCACGCGCCGATCTGGTCGTGCTCAACGGCGGTAGCCTCGAGCGGATCCTGGATTGGTCCGTCACGCCCGTGGCCGAGACTTGGAGCGGCGGGGCGCGCGTCGCATGA
- a CDS encoding saccharopine dehydrogenase C-terminal domain-containing protein, translating to MRAVVLGGGGLTGRCTVRDLAAGHQFDSIVVADLDEELAREAARRAGAPRRVRAERVDVRDAAALAQLLEGASVCVNAVQYTFNLAVMNACLTARVPYLDFGGLFHTTRRQLALDPKFREAQLLAIPGLGQVPGISNVLAMAACRDLERVESILIRDGWKDFTENGPEIAFTWSPSTFLDEMIQPALIFDNGEYREQLAMSGAEEYDFPSPVGRTRVYRTLHSEAATLPESLRAKGLRHCEWKEGGPGIDLMRTMALLGLGSDRPVQVGDRSVVPREFLAALLKREGLLGSPPGVTIEDWEVCDIEVHGTLSGRPAERHAVARFPPRPDWQLSATEYAVGVAGSIGAEMIARGEITGVGVLPPEVCVPAPRFRHELARRGIETTISPPERELAPLDLVRQR from the coding sequence ATGCGCGCAGTGGTCCTTGGGGGAGGTGGCCTGACCGGCCGGTGCACCGTCCGTGACCTGGCCGCGGGTCACCAGTTCGACTCGATCGTCGTCGCCGATCTCGATGAGGAACTCGCCCGGGAAGCCGCGCGACGTGCCGGAGCCCCGCGGCGGGTCCGCGCCGAACGGGTCGACGTCCGCGACGCCGCGGCCCTCGCCCAGCTCCTGGAGGGCGCCTCGGTCTGCGTCAATGCGGTCCAGTACACGTTCAACCTCGCGGTCATGAACGCCTGCCTCACCGCGAGGGTCCCCTACCTCGACTTCGGCGGACTCTTCCACACCACTCGGAGACAACTGGCCCTGGATCCGAAGTTCCGCGAGGCCCAACTCCTGGCCATCCCCGGCCTTGGCCAGGTTCCGGGCATCTCGAACGTGCTCGCCATGGCGGCGTGCCGGGACCTGGAACGCGTCGAGTCGATCCTCATCCGCGATGGCTGGAAGGACTTCACCGAGAACGGGCCCGAGATCGCGTTCACGTGGTCGCCGAGCACCTTCCTCGATGAAATGATCCAGCCGGCCCTGATCTTCGACAACGGGGAGTACCGGGAACAGCTTGCGATGAGCGGGGCCGAGGAGTACGACTTCCCATCTCCGGTGGGTCGCACCCGCGTGTATCGGACCTTGCACTCGGAGGCCGCCACGCTCCCCGAGAGCTTGCGAGCGAAAGGGCTGCGCCATTGCGAATGGAAGGAAGGGGGTCCCGGGATCGATCTCATGCGAACGATGGCTCTGCTCGGGCTCGGATCCGACCGGCCGGTTCAGGTCGGGGATCGGTCGGTCGTGCCCCGCGAATTCCTCGCCGCTTTGCTGAAGCGAGAGGGCCTGCTCGGGTCCCCGCCCGGAGTGACGATCGAGGATTGGGAGGTCTGCGACATCGAGGTACACGGCACGCTCAGCGGCCGGCCGGCCGAACGTCACGCGGTCGCACGTTTCCCGCCTCGACCGGATTGGCAGCTCAGCGCTACGGAGTACGCGGTCGGAGTCGCCGGCTCGATCGGCGCGGAGATGATCGCGCGCGGAGAGATCACGGGCGTCGGCGTGCTTCCGCCCGAAGTGTGCGTCCCCGCGCCTCGGTTCCGGCACGAGCTCGCGCGACGGGGGATCGAGACGACGATCTCTCCCCCCGAGCGGGAGCTCGCCCCCCTGGACCTCGTCCGCCAACGCTAG
- the glnA gene encoding type I glutamate--ammonia ligase has protein sequence MKEAKVRWIELCYTDVLGGFNQVDVPLDTLDAESFVSGVPKLDGSSVRGFREIYESDMLLVPDPRTVAIIPWHPDAGGIARFICDVRLGTMSEPYAHDPRGVARKTEKILADAGYDQSFWGPEIEFFVFDSIELIPSAQGVRDAWGGSGYLINSGETSWQEGPTPAPIRFKEGYHRTAPYDTLIGIRAEASNILADNFHVKMDAHHHEVATAGQSELNVHYDELVPMADHVQDVRYVLKNVAHRHGKIASFMPKPVFGDNGIGMHVNQSLWTKGTNTFFDGNDAYAEVSQTCRYYIGGLLEHSRALCAITNPTTNSYRRLVPGYEAPVFIAWSKANRSANVRIPFYHRGRPAVKRIEYRTPDSAANIYLTEAALALAGLDGIRRKIEPPAPVDHDIYKLTPAKRKELSIRELPGSLGEALDCLASDHEFLKPAFADSLLEAYTDIKREEQLQLNLRPHPYEFYRYMDV, from the coding sequence CTGAAGGAGGCCAAGGTCCGCTGGATCGAGCTGTGCTACACGGACGTGCTGGGGGGATTCAACCAAGTTGACGTCCCGCTGGATACCCTGGACGCCGAGTCGTTCGTTTCCGGAGTACCCAAGCTCGACGGCTCCTCCGTGCGCGGATTCCGCGAGATTTACGAATCCGACATGCTGCTCGTGCCCGATCCGCGGACCGTGGCCATCATCCCATGGCACCCGGACGCCGGCGGGATCGCGCGGTTCATCTGCGACGTGCGCCTGGGTACGATGAGCGAGCCGTACGCCCACGATCCTCGCGGGGTCGCGCGCAAGACCGAGAAGATCCTTGCGGACGCGGGCTACGATCAGTCGTTCTGGGGCCCGGAGATCGAGTTCTTTGTCTTCGATTCGATCGAGCTGATCCCCTCCGCCCAGGGTGTCCGGGATGCCTGGGGAGGTTCGGGATATCTCATCAACAGCGGTGAGACCTCCTGGCAGGAAGGGCCCACGCCCGCCCCGATACGATTCAAGGAAGGGTACCATCGCACCGCGCCGTACGACACCTTGATCGGGATCCGGGCCGAGGCGTCGAACATCCTCGCCGATAACTTCCACGTCAAGATGGACGCGCACCATCACGAGGTGGCCACGGCTGGGCAGAGCGAGCTCAACGTGCACTACGACGAGCTCGTCCCGATGGCCGATCATGTTCAGGATGTTCGGTACGTCCTCAAGAACGTCGCCCACCGGCACGGCAAGATCGCCTCGTTCATGCCGAAGCCGGTCTTCGGGGACAACGGCATTGGGATGCACGTCAACCAGTCCCTATGGACGAAGGGGACGAACACGTTCTTTGATGGCAACGACGCCTACGCCGAGGTCAGCCAGACCTGCCGGTACTACATCGGCGGGCTGCTCGAACACTCCCGGGCGTTGTGCGCGATTACCAACCCCACCACCAACTCCTACCGTCGCCTCGTCCCGGGCTACGAGGCCCCGGTGTTCATTGCCTGGAGCAAGGCAAACCGATCGGCGAACGTCCGGATCCCGTTCTATCATCGCGGGCGCCCCGCCGTGAAGCGAATCGAGTACCGCACGCCGGATTCCGCGGCCAACATCTATCTAACCGAGGCCGCCCTCGCACTCGCGGGTCTCGATGGGATTCGCCGGAAGATCGAGCCGCCGGCCCCGGTCGACCACGACATCTACAAGCTGACGCCCGCGAAGCGCAAGGAGCTCAGCATCCGAGAGCTGCCCGGATCGCTCGGAGAGGCCCTCGACTGCCTCGCGAGCGATCACGAGTTCCTGAAGCCCGCGTTCGCGGACTCGCTTCTCGAGGCGTACACCGACATCAAGCGCGAGGAGCAGCTGCAGCTGAACCTGAGGCCCCACCCGTACGAGTTCTATCGGTACATGGACGTCTGA